CGCCAGCCCAGTTCACCTGCACCGTCGTGACGCAGTACCTGCCCGAGCAATCCTCGGCCAGCGAAGGCCGTTACGCCTTTGCCTACACGATCACCATCCGCAACACGGGGCCGGTGACCGCGCAACTGGTGGCCCGCCACTGGCGCATCACCGACGGCCACGAGCACACCCAGGAGGTGCGCGGGCTGGCCGTGGTCGGCCACCAGCCCCTGCTCAAGCCGGGCGAGAGCTTCGAGTACAGCAGCTGGGCCCAGATCGCCACGCCGCAGGGCCGCATGGTGGGCACCTTCTTCTGCATCAGCGAGGACGCCCACTGGTTCGAGACGCCGGTCGGGCCCTTCGATCTGGTCCAGACGAGGGCCCTGCACTGATGGCGGGCATCCACTGGGACCTGACCGCCCTGCTCAACGCCGCCCATGCCCCCGGCAGCCGGGTGGAGCGGCATCTCTGGTTGGTCCATCTGCTGGAGTGGCTGCGACACGAGGGCGGCGAGACCCCCGAGGGCGAGCCGGGCACCGTCGGCACCCCTTGGCCGGTGCGCCGGCTGCGCCACCTGCTCAATGTGCTGGACCGTCACCCGGAGCACCGGGTGCGCGTGTCCACCCTGCTGCGCGAGACCCTGGCCGGCCTGGATGCGCCGGGCCTGCTGGCCGATTTCGGCTTCGCGCCCCGGCACGGCTTCTTCAGCGAACTGGCCGACCGCCTGCGCCTGAACTTCCTGCCCGGCACGCCCGAGACCCGCGACCTGGGCGAGCTCTTCCTGCTGATCTTCGACGACGAACGCGACCCGGAGTGGATCGCGGCCATCGACGACCGTACGCTGCGCCGTCTGCTGGCCCTGTGCGCCGAGGACCCGGCCCGCCTGCCCTGGCAGCACGCGCTGATCGACTCCATCGAGCTGCTGGCCAGCCAGATCCGCGCCAGCGCCCTGTCCTCGGCCCTGCGCCAGCGCATGGACCCGGCCGGTCTGGGCGACCGCCCCTTCCACCAGGTGGTCGAGGCCGCCGCCGCGCTGCGTCAGGGCCTGTCCGAAGGGGCCACGCCGCAGCAGCTGCAGCAGCGCGCCCAGTACCTGCGGGCGGTGCTGGACGCCTGCCTGAGGGCCGCGGCCAGCGTGCGCGGCCACCTGGATGAGTACGGCATCTCGGTGGACCTGGTGTTCCAGCTCGACCAGCTGCGCGCCCGCGCCGAGCGGGTGGAGAACCTGCTGGCCTGCCTGGTCAGCCCGGACCCGCTGCCCGACCTGCGCCACCTGCTGCTGGAACTGGCGCGCGCCAGCGCCGGCCGGCGCAGCCTGCGCGCGCTGTTCACCCAGCACTACGCCCTGCTGGCCCGCAAGGTGACCGAGCGCAGCGCCGAGACCGGCGAGCACTACATCACCCGCGACCGCGACGAGTACCGCCACATGCTGGGCATGGCGCTGGGCGGCGGCGGCATCATCGGCTTCACCACGCTGATCAAGTTCGCCATCACCGCGCTGGCCCTGCCGGTGTTCTGGAACGGCCTGGGCGCCGGCCTGAACTACGCGCTGAGCTTCGTCATCGTGCAGCTGCTGCACTGGACGGTGGCCACCAAGCAGCCGGCCATGACCGCGCCGAGCATGGCGCGCAAGCTCGAGGGCATCGCCAGCGATGTGGCCCTGGGCCGCTTCGTCGACGAAGTGGCCCACCTGCTGCGCTCGCAGATGGCCGGCATCATCGGCAACCTGGTGGCGGTGGCCCCGGTGGTGCTGGCACTGCAGGGCCTGTCCTGGTGGTTGGCCGGCAAGCCGCTGATCGGCCAGGCCCAGGCCGACTACGTGCTGCACAGCACCACCCTGCTGGGGCCCACCGCGCTGTTCGCGGCCTTCACCGGGGTGCTTCTGTTCGCTTCCAGCCTGATCGCCGGCTGGGTCGAGAACTGGTTCGTCTTCCACCGGCTGGACAGCGCCATCGCCTGGAACCCGCGCTCCATCGCCTGGCTGGGCGAGACCCGGGCCCAACGCTGGGCCCGCTGGTGGCGGGACAACATCTCCGGCCTGGCGGCCAATGTCTCGCTGGGCCTGATGCTGGGCCTGGTGCCGGCCCTGGCCTCGGTCTTCGGCCTGCCGCTGGAGGTGCGCCACGTCACCCTGTCCACCGGCCAGATCGCCGCCGCCCTGGGCACGCTGGGCCTGCCCCTGCTGCACGAGCCGGCCTTCTGGTGGTGCGTCGCGGCCATTCCGGTCACCGCCATGCTCAACCTGGGTGTCAGCTTCGCACTGGCCTTCCGGCTGGCCATGGTCTCGCAGGGGCTGAAGCTGCAGGACCGCGGCCGCATCTACCAGGCCCTGCGCCAGCGCTGGCGCACGGCGCCCGGCAGCTTCTTCTTCCCGCCCCGGGGGTGACAATCCGGGTCCCGTTCACCCCGCTCCCGGCGGGCCCGGGGGCTCGTCATCGCCGCGGTGCTCGTCGCGCCGCCGCCCCGAGAACATCGTCCACCACACCATGAAGAGCAGGACTCCGGCAGCCACCAGGGCCTCGAACACAAACCATCCCATGTCGTTTCCCATCCGCCGCGGTGCGGGCGTCCTCCCATTCTGGTCCTCGGTCCCGCGCCTGGCATCGGGGCTGACCGCGATGGCCGCAGCCGTGCTGCTGGCCAGCTGCAGCAGCGTCTCGCTGGAGCCCTCGCCGCCGGCCACGCCGCTGCCGGCCCACCCCGCGCCCACCCCGGCGCCGCCGGGCACGCTGGAGCGCAGCCACGCCCGCTGGGTGCCGGCCAGCTTTGCCGACCTGCCCGGCTGGGGCCAGGACCGCACCCTGGAGCTGTGGCCCGCCCTGCGCCTGGGCTGCCAGACCCCGCCGGCCGCCTGGGCCCGCCTGTGTGCCCAGGCCCGGCTGACCACCCCGGCCAATGATGCCGAGGCCCGCGCCTGGCTGGAACAGCATCTCAAGGTCTACCGGGTGGAGTCGCCCGAGGGCGATCCGGCCGGCCTGGTGACCGGCTACTTCGAACCGCTGGTGGCCGCCAGCCGCAAGCCCACCGCCACCCGCCGGGTGCCGCTGTACGCGGCCCCGCCCGATCTGGGCCAGCGCAAGCCCTACTGGACGCGCCAGCAGCTCGACACCCTGCCGGCCGCCCAGGCCATGCTCAAAGGCCGCGAGATCGCCTGGGTGGAGGACCCGCTGGACGCCCTGATCCTGCAGATCCAGGGCTCCGGCCGGCTGCAGATCACCGAGGCCGACGGCCGCCAGCGTCTGGTGCGCTTGGCCTTTGCCGGCCACAACGACCAGCCCTACAAGTCGGTGGGCCGCTGGCTGATCGACCAGGGCGAGCTCAAGCCCGGCGAGGCCTCCTGGCCGGGCATCAAGGACTGGGCGCGGCGCAACCCCAAGCGCCTGCAGGAGCTGCTGTGGCAGAACCCGCGCTACGTCTTCTTCCGCGAGGAGCCCCTGCCCGACCCCAGCCTGGGGCCCAAGGGCGCGCAGGCCGTGCCGCTGACCCCGGGGCGTTCGGTGGCGGTGGACCCGGCCGCCGTGCCCTACGGCACCCCGCTCTGGCTGGACACCACCGAGCCGCTGTCGGAGCGGCCGCTGCAGCGCCTGGTGATGGCGCAGGACACGGGCAGCGCCATCGTCGGCGCGGTGCGGGTGGACTACTTCTGGGGCTGGGGCGACGACGCCGAGGCCCAGGCCGGCCGCATGAAGCAGGCGCTGCGGCTGTGGGTGCTGTGGCCGCGCTCCTGAGGCTCGACCAGCGATCGGCCGGCACGCCTTCAGGCCCCGGGGAGATTCAGGGCCGGGTGACGCGCACTTCCAGCCAGCGGATGCCGCCCTCGGACGCCGGGTGGGCGTCCCGGGTGCTGTAGCTCACGCCACCACGGCCTGCCGCGGAAGGTGTGGGCGCCCACTGGCCCAGCGGCGTCCATTGGTTCTGGGGCAGCAGCAGTTCGCCAGCGCCCTCCATCCGCGGTGACGGCCCCTCGGCCGGAGCCGTGCCGCCGGCCTGCGGCAGGCTCAGGTCGTAGCGCAGGCTGACCGGCTGCCGCCCGCCCGGCCAGGCCGGCTGCAGGGTGAGGCTGGCCGTGTCGGCCTGCCAGCGGTCCTGGCCCCGCAGCACCACCTGGCCGGGGCTCTGGGCCCCGGACGCCGCCGCGGCCGCCGGCGTGGTGACATCGCTGCGCCAGCGCCATTCGGTGTCGTGCTGCGGGCGCCACTGGGTGAGCGCCACGCGCACGGCCGCGCCGTTGCGCACGGTCAGCATCGGCAGGCGCCCGCCCGGCGCCAGATCGTCTTCCTCGGCAGGGTCGGTCCGCCAGACCTGGCCCGGGCCGTGCGGGTCCACCCCGCTGCCATCGCTGCGCACGATCACCGTGCCCGGCGGTGCCGCGGCCACGGGCTCCTGGCGCCAGCGCAGCTCGATGCGCAGGTTGACCGCCGGGGGCGCCGCCTGCGCGGCGGAAGCCAGTGCCAGGCCGGCCACCAGCGCCCATCCCGCCCGGGCACGCCGGGAAGCGGCGATCGGATCCGGCCTGCTCATGCGACCGCGTCCTGACGAAGCTCGGCCAGGCCCGGGCCGGCCACCAGCTCGGTGCGGTTGCGGCCGGTGGCCTTCGCCAGGTACATCGCGCGGTCGGCCGCCTCGATGGCGGCGTCGAGCTGATCCATGCGGCGGCAAGAGGACACCCCGGCCGAGAAGGTCAGCGGTTGCCCCGGCTGACCGCCCTCCATCCTGAGGGCCACCAGCCGGGTGCGGATGCGCTCGGCGCAGCGCCAGGCCTCCTCCAGCCCGGTGCGCGGCAGCAGCAGCAGGAACTCTTCTCCGCCCCAGCGCGCCAGCACGTCCCCGGCACGGATCTCGCCCTGGGCGACCTCGCCGAAGCGCTGCAGCACCCGGTCACCCGCGGCGTGGCCGCGGCTGTCGTTGATCTGCTTGAAATGGTCCAGGTCGAACAGCACCAGGGCCAGCGGCTGGCCGTGGCGCTCTATCTCGCAGGCGGCGATGGCCATCTGCTCCAGCATGGCCCGGCGGTTGGTCAGGCCGGTCAGCACGTCACGGGTGGCCAGTTCCTGGTTGCGGGCCAGCGCCAGCTTGAGCTCGGCCGCCTGATCGCGCAGCCGCTCGCGGATGTGGCCCAGGCGCACCGAGATGATGGCCACGCCGGTGAAGACGATGCCGGCATAGAGCAGGTAGATCAGGTCCAGCCGGGTCTCGTCCGGATCACCCAGGGTCCAGGCACGCCAGGCGATGACCGCGGCCAGCATCAGGAAGCCCATGGCGGCCATGCGCCGCCCTTCCCGGGGCGGCAGGCCGAACAGGCCGAACATCAGGATCACCTGCATCAGCACGATGGTGGCCCCGCGCGGCGCGCCGCTGACGGCGAAAGCCCAGGCCACCGCGATCATGCTGTAGAGCATCTGCGGGCGCGTGAGCGAGGGTTCACTCATGCGCAAATTGACGCCGCTGCGGATCAGTCCGTAGAAGCCCAGGCAGCCCACCAGCCCGAACAGGGTCAGCGGCAGGCCCTGGCCCTCGGAGGTCAGCCCCAGGCGCACCTCCACCTGCAGCACCAGCGCAAAGGCCAGGTACAGGCACATCACCAGCAGCGCCTGCGACGAGCGCACACGCTGCGGCCCGGTCGGTCCCAGCAGGGCATGCGTCAGCGGAGCGATCAGCGCAGTCATGGTGTCAGCAACATCGGCCGGGGCCGGCACGGCTCAAGGGGGACGGTGGCCCGGTTGTGCATTCCTTCGCGGCAACCGGGTTCTTGTCTTGGATCAACGCGCCACGGGTCGCAGGTGTTCCAGCGGCAGCGCCGCCCCGGACTTGACCTCGCCCAGCGAGAAGCTGGTGTGCAGGTCCTTCACATTGGGCAGCCCGAACAGGGTGTCGCGGGTCCAGCGGGA
This sequence is a window from Ideonella dechloratans. Protein-coding genes within it:
- the apaG gene encoding Co2+/Mg2+ efflux protein ApaG, which gives rise to MTPAQFTCTVVTQYLPEQSSASEGRYAFAYTITIRNTGPVTAQLVARHWRITDGHEHTQEVRGLAVVGHQPLLKPGESFEYSSWAQIATPQGRMVGTFFCISEDAHWFETPVGPFDLVQTRALH
- a CDS encoding site-specific recombinase, translating into MAGIHWDLTALLNAAHAPGSRVERHLWLVHLLEWLRHEGGETPEGEPGTVGTPWPVRRLRHLLNVLDRHPEHRVRVSTLLRETLAGLDAPGLLADFGFAPRHGFFSELADRLRLNFLPGTPETRDLGELFLLIFDDERDPEWIAAIDDRTLRRLLALCAEDPARLPWQHALIDSIELLASQIRASALSSALRQRMDPAGLGDRPFHQVVEAAAALRQGLSEGATPQQLQQRAQYLRAVLDACLRAAASVRGHLDEYGISVDLVFQLDQLRARAERVENLLACLVSPDPLPDLRHLLLELARASAGRRSLRALFTQHYALLARKVTERSAETGEHYITRDRDEYRHMLGMALGGGGIIGFTTLIKFAITALALPVFWNGLGAGLNYALSFVIVQLLHWTVATKQPAMTAPSMARKLEGIASDVALGRFVDEVAHLLRSQMAGIIGNLVAVAPVVLALQGLSWWLAGKPLIGQAQADYVLHSTTLLGPTALFAAFTGVLLFASSLIAGWVENWFVFHRLDSAIAWNPRSIAWLGETRAQRWARWWRDNISGLAANVSLGLMLGLVPALASVFGLPLEVRHVTLSTGQIAAALGTLGLPLLHEPAFWWCVAAIPVTAMLNLGVSFALAFRLAMVSQGLKLQDRGRIYQALRQRWRTAPGSFFFPPRG
- the mltA gene encoding murein transglycosylase A yields the protein MSFPIRRGAGVLPFWSSVPRLASGLTAMAAAVLLASCSSVSLEPSPPATPLPAHPAPTPAPPGTLERSHARWVPASFADLPGWGQDRTLELWPALRLGCQTPPAAWARLCAQARLTTPANDAEARAWLEQHLKVYRVESPEGDPAGLVTGYFEPLVAASRKPTATRRVPLYAAPPDLGQRKPYWTRQQLDTLPAAQAMLKGREIAWVEDPLDALILQIQGSGRLQITEADGRQRLVRLAFAGHNDQPYKSVGRWLIDQGELKPGEASWPGIKDWARRNPKRLQELLWQNPRYVFFREEPLPDPSLGPKGAQAVPLTPGRSVAVDPAAVPYGTPLWLDTTEPLSERPLQRLVMAQDTGSAIVGAVRVDYFWGWGDDAEAQAGRMKQALRLWVLWPRS
- a CDS encoding GGDEF domain-containing protein; translation: MTALIAPLTHALLGPTGPQRVRSSQALLVMCLYLAFALVLQVEVRLGLTSEGQGLPLTLFGLVGCLGFYGLIRSGVNLRMSEPSLTRPQMLYSMIAVAWAFAVSGAPRGATIVLMQVILMFGLFGLPPREGRRMAAMGFLMLAAVIAWRAWTLGDPDETRLDLIYLLYAGIVFTGVAIISVRLGHIRERLRDQAAELKLALARNQELATRDVLTGLTNRRAMLEQMAIAACEIERHGQPLALVLFDLDHFKQINDSRGHAAGDRVLQRFGEVAQGEIRAGDVLARWGGEEFLLLLPRTGLEEAWRCAERIRTRLVALRMEGGQPGQPLTFSAGVSSCRRMDQLDAAIEAADRAMYLAKATGRNRTELVAGPGLAELRQDAVA